One window of the Populus nigra chromosome 4, ddPopNigr1.1, whole genome shotgun sequence genome contains the following:
- the LOC133691398 gene encoding AP-2 complex subunit sigma, producing MIRFILLQNRQGKTRLAKYYVPLEDSEKHKVEYEVHRLVVNRDAKFTNFVEFRTHKVIYRRYAGLFFSLCVDITDNELAYLECIHLFVEILDHFFSNVCELDLVFNFHKVYLILDEFILAGELQETSKRAIIERMGELEKLE from the exons ATG ATCCGATTTATACTCCTGCAAAACAGACAAGGCAAGACTCGTCTCGCTAAATACTATGTTCCTCTTGAGGATTCCGAGAAGCACAAAGTCGAATACGAG GTTCACCGATTGGTTGTTAATAGAGATGCTAAATTCACGAATTTTGTTGAG TTTAGGACACACAAGGTGATATACAGGCGGTATGCTGGATTGTTTTTTTCGCTGTGTGTCGACATAACGGATAACGAATTGGCTTATTTGGAGTGCATTCATTTATTTGTGGAGATATTGGATCATTTCTTCAGCAATGTGTGTGAGCTAGATTTGGTGTTTAACTTTCACAAG GTTTATTTGATACTTGATGAATTCATTCTCGCTGGGGAGCTTCAAGAAACAAGCAAGAGG GCAATCATAGAGAGAATGGGAGAGCTGGAGAAGCTGGAGTAA